In Chiroxiphia lanceolata isolate bChiLan1 chromosome 2, bChiLan1.pri, whole genome shotgun sequence, a single genomic region encodes these proteins:
- the LOC116783456 gene encoding GTP-binding protein 8-like, with protein MLLSRAGGVAGRVPPPLAALSQVLRLEQSRRTGIMFPLQKLERYLAPGTDTAWFHIFEPGLGALQRAEALFRSSQGHPIDYVSSAVRMDHAPPPALPEVCFIGRSNVGKSSLIRALFSLSPEVEVRVSKTPGHTKKMNFFKVGKYFTLVDMPGYGYRAPQDFVEMVEAYLQERRNLKRTFLLVDGVVGLQKTDHIAVEMLEEFGIPYVMVLTKIDRAARGLLLKNVLGIQEFVKENTQGCFPQLFLVREPNLRLIPRCTALWEM; from the exons ATGCTGCTGTCGCGGGCGGGCGGTGTGGCGGGCCGGGTCCCGCCGCCGCTGGCCGCCCTGTCCCAGGTGCTGCGGCTGGAGCAGAGCCGCCGCACCGGGATCATGTTCCCGCTGCAGAAGCTGGAGCGGTACCTGGCGCCCGGCACCGACACGGCGTGGTTCCACATCTTCGAGCCCGGGCTGGGCGCCCTGCAGCGCGCCGAGGCGCTCTTCAGGTCCAGTCAGGGCCACCCCATCGACTACGTGAGCTCCGCCGTCCGCATGGACCacgccccgccgcccgccctgCCCGAG GT GTGCTTCATTGGCCGAAGCAATGTGGGGAAATCATCTTTAATCCGGGCCTTGTTTTCACTGTCTCCAGAAGTGGAGGTCAGAGTGTCAAAAACTCCG GGCCACACCAAGAAGATGAATTTCTTCAAAGTAGGGAAGTACTTTACTCTGGTGGATATGCCAGGATACGGCTACCGCGCCCCGCAAGACTTTGTGGAGATGGTGGAGGCCTACCTGCAGGAACGGCGCAA CTTGAAGAGGACTTTTCTGTTAGTTGATGGTGTAGTTGGACTCCAGAAAACAGATCATATTGCAGTAGAGATGCTGGAAGAGTTTGGAATTCCTTATGTG ATGGTGTTAACCAAAATTGACCGAGCTGCCCGGGGACTGTTGTTAAAGAATGTACTGGGGATCCAGGAGTTTGTAAAGGAGAACACTCAGGGATGCTTTCCTCAACTGTTCCTGGTCAG GGAGCCGAACTTGAGGCTCATACCAAGGTGTACTGCACTGTGGGAGATGTAA